The following are encoded in a window of Rhodopirellula bahusiensis genomic DNA:
- a CDS encoding DUF1552 domain-containing protein, with the protein MSSFTRRNVLRAAGVSVGLPAFASLSVHDASAEEAKRKPERTKAKRRMVCIGNMLGFYPDAFWPKQSAEPDSASTTQVSQGLVEHHQMRFGESSQSLAEIEEQLTVISGLDHGLKGGHFAIHAFLSGVRQVDAHTMPMANITLDQFAAQSVSGQTRFPTLTIGSESGIHGGCQLSWTRSGTRVPPIPGPQQLFETLFVGTDPKKKQAAAERIGLKNSILDLVHWNANDLKKRLNQQDRHKLDEYLTSVRDVEERLALRRNWIDVPKPEAPFDSPKNRNLVEDLPLLYDLIVLALQTDSTRIATLEIGGDFNPNDLGIKGGYHALSHHGQRQENINKLVAIERYQVEQFTRFVNKLASTHDEYGPLLDQTSVLFGSGMGNANSHTNSNLPLVVAGGGGKNGRLLAFYERARDRPPLTNLFVSMLQDFGVETDAFATSTGTLRGWA; encoded by the coding sequence ATGAGTTCGTTTACTCGACGAAATGTTTTGCGTGCCGCGGGTGTTTCGGTGGGCTTGCCGGCGTTTGCATCCTTGTCAGTCCATGATGCGTCTGCGGAAGAAGCCAAACGCAAACCGGAGAGGACCAAAGCGAAACGTCGTATGGTCTGCATCGGCAACATGTTGGGGTTTTATCCGGATGCGTTTTGGCCCAAGCAGTCAGCCGAACCTGATTCAGCGTCTACCACACAAGTCAGCCAAGGTTTGGTCGAACATCATCAGATGCGGTTCGGCGAATCCAGCCAATCGCTCGCTGAGATTGAAGAGCAACTGACCGTCATCTCCGGGCTCGATCATGGACTCAAAGGCGGCCACTTCGCGATTCATGCGTTCTTGTCCGGTGTTCGTCAAGTCGACGCGCATACGATGCCAATGGCCAATATCACGCTTGACCAGTTCGCGGCCCAGTCGGTCTCTGGGCAAACCAGGTTTCCGACGCTGACGATCGGAAGTGAATCTGGAATCCATGGCGGGTGTCAGCTTTCTTGGACGCGAAGTGGAACGCGGGTGCCACCGATTCCTGGACCACAGCAATTGTTTGAAACATTGTTTGTGGGGACCGATCCAAAAAAGAAACAAGCCGCTGCGGAACGCATCGGACTGAAGAACTCGATTTTGGATTTGGTGCATTGGAACGCGAACGACCTCAAAAAACGACTGAACCAACAGGACCGCCACAAGTTGGACGAGTACCTGACTTCGGTTCGTGACGTGGAGGAACGGTTGGCTCTACGTAGAAATTGGATCGACGTGCCGAAGCCCGAAGCTCCGTTTGATTCTCCGAAGAATCGCAATCTCGTCGAAGACTTGCCGTTGCTGTACGACTTGATTGTGCTGGCGTTGCAGACTGACTCGACACGAATCGCGACGCTCGAAATTGGTGGTGACTTCAATCCAAATGATTTGGGGATCAAAGGTGGCTACCACGCTTTGTCGCATCACGGGCAACGCCAAGAGAACATCAATAAACTGGTCGCGATCGAACGTTACCAAGTCGAACAGTTCACTCGCTTCGTCAATAAACTGGCGAGCACCCATGATGAGTACGGGCCGTTGCTCGATCAGACTTCGGTGTTGTTTGGAAGCGGAATGGGCAATGCGAATTCTCACACCAATTCCAATTTGCCACTAGTCGTCGCCGGCGGTGGTGGCAAGAACGGGCGATTGCTGGCGTTTTATGAGAGAGCAAGAGACCGTCCGCCTTTGACAAATTTGTTCGTCTCCATGCTGCAAGACTTCGGAGTCGAAACCGATGCTTTCGCGACCAGCACCGGAACGTTAAGAGGTTGGGCGTGA
- a CDS encoding DUF1592 domain-containing protein, which translates to MLSSHVFRLLVVCVLLQPCVAGLAEEAQPIDPVGFLENYCIDCHTADDPAGERDFESLNLGDSHWDTQLALQEAIDQLTLRSMPPEDGDQPSEQERLAAIDALTQQLTRMRQESSSTNGRTVLRRLSRREYRETVSDLLKIDMTMFDPTHEFPADNLSEHFDNVGDTLVMSGHLLERYLDAAEQCVTKAVGPNERPSTQEWRFHRKFPQQAELRTAHARAFLNRYLCLYDHPFNDKTEGGYGHIEAFAGGVPVDGVYEVWVHAKAMHRDTKYSERAVKIDLEEPFRLGIRPGDSRIGDMPHRQPIQPLLAESVVSDDEFEWIRFEVPLDQGFVPRFTFENGMHDVRGSFARIYRMHFNLLPQEIRDTRGIFEQRIAIISEGTLPHLRIDEVKVRGPLDVKWPTESQQALFGGNVTGEEHWTDSEVRDRIERFASRAYRRPVTETEVEGLVAFFDSRKAFGRSSHQAYGDTAKAILCSPSFLYFQTSTTEDGQLSDHALAERLSYFLTSSMPDDTLRQLADEGKLNDPETLRQQTRRLLASEESDEFVADFLDNWLDLRSLGSMPPDPREFAAFYSGDLQVDMKTETRMFFRDLIDRDASLNELLTASHSFLNRDLAKLYGVDEHFPPDNASEFRRFDFAQSPVQRKLGRGGLLGQASILTVSANGIETSPVTRGVWLLENVLGTPTPPPPDDVPAIEPDTRGAKTIRDQLLKHREDATCFQCHRKIDPLGFAMEGFDAIGQSRKVYNIKSGRPIFTSGELPGGAKFDGPEELKQQLVERKDFIARTVTERLLTHALGRRMEPTDRPAVDAILMPLKAEDYPTARLIESIVTSELFRR; encoded by the coding sequence ATGCTGTCGTCGCATGTGTTTCGGCTATTGGTCGTCTGCGTTTTGTTGCAACCGTGTGTTGCCGGGCTGGCAGAGGAAGCTCAGCCAATCGACCCGGTTGGGTTTCTCGAGAACTATTGCATCGATTGTCATACTGCTGACGATCCGGCAGGTGAGCGAGACTTCGAGTCACTCAATTTGGGCGATTCGCACTGGGACACGCAGCTAGCGTTGCAGGAAGCGATCGATCAGTTGACGCTTCGATCGATGCCGCCAGAAGACGGCGACCAACCGTCCGAGCAAGAACGCTTGGCCGCGATCGACGCGTTGACTCAGCAATTGACTCGAATGCGTCAGGAATCAAGCAGCACCAACGGTCGCACCGTGTTGCGACGACTCTCCCGTCGCGAATATCGAGAAACGGTTTCTGATCTGTTGAAGATCGACATGACCATGTTCGATCCGACGCACGAGTTTCCGGCGGACAATTTGTCGGAACACTTTGACAATGTTGGTGACACATTGGTGATGTCCGGCCATCTTTTGGAACGCTACCTCGATGCGGCCGAACAGTGTGTCACCAAAGCGGTTGGCCCAAACGAGCGACCCAGCACTCAGGAATGGAGATTCCATCGCAAGTTCCCGCAACAAGCGGAACTACGGACGGCCCACGCTCGCGCGTTTCTCAATCGATATCTGTGTCTGTACGATCATCCATTCAACGACAAAACCGAGGGCGGATACGGTCACATCGAAGCGTTTGCTGGAGGCGTTCCGGTCGATGGTGTTTATGAGGTCTGGGTGCATGCGAAAGCGATGCATCGAGATACAAAGTACAGCGAACGAGCGGTCAAAATCGACTTGGAAGAACCGTTTCGATTAGGAATCCGACCCGGTGATTCGCGGATCGGTGACATGCCGCACCGGCAACCAATCCAGCCCTTGCTGGCTGAGTCAGTCGTTTCGGACGATGAGTTTGAGTGGATCCGATTTGAGGTCCCGCTGGATCAAGGGTTCGTTCCGCGATTCACATTTGAAAACGGAATGCATGATGTCCGCGGATCGTTCGCCCGTATCTACCGGATGCATTTCAATTTGCTTCCTCAAGAAATTCGCGACACGCGGGGCATCTTTGAACAACGCATTGCCATCATCAGTGAGGGGACACTTCCCCACTTGCGAATTGATGAAGTGAAGGTTCGCGGGCCGCTTGATGTGAAATGGCCTACTGAGAGTCAGCAGGCTTTATTCGGCGGCAACGTGACCGGCGAAGAACATTGGACCGATTCGGAAGTGCGGGATCGGATCGAACGATTTGCATCGAGAGCCTACCGGCGTCCGGTTACTGAAACTGAGGTTGAAGGATTGGTTGCGTTTTTCGATTCACGAAAAGCATTTGGACGCTCGTCGCATCAGGCCTATGGCGACACCGCCAAAGCGATTCTTTGCAGCCCTTCGTTCTTGTATTTCCAAACATCAACGACGGAAGACGGACAGCTTTCAGACCATGCATTGGCAGAGCGTTTGTCGTACTTCCTGACGTCGAGCATGCCCGATGACACACTGCGTCAATTGGCTGATGAGGGAAAGCTCAACGATCCCGAAACTCTGCGGCAACAAACCCGACGATTGCTCGCCTCAGAGGAGTCCGATGAGTTTGTGGCCGACTTTCTCGACAACTGGTTGGATCTTCGTTCGCTCGGATCGATGCCGCCGGATCCAAGGGAGTTTGCCGCTTTCTATTCCGGCGATTTGCAAGTCGATATGAAAACGGAAACTCGAATGTTCTTTCGAGACCTGATCGATCGAGATGCTTCGCTGAACGAATTGTTGACCGCTTCGCATTCCTTCCTCAATCGTGACTTGGCCAAGCTTTACGGAGTCGATGAACACTTTCCGCCGGACAATGCCTCTGAATTCCGACGCTTCGATTTCGCACAGTCGCCTGTTCAAAGGAAGCTTGGTCGCGGTGGATTGTTGGGCCAGGCCAGCATTTTGACGGTCTCTGCCAATGGCATCGAAACGTCGCCCGTGACTCGCGGGGTTTGGTTGCTGGAAAATGTTCTCGGCACACCCACGCCGCCGCCACCAGATGACGTGCCGGCGATCGAGCCTGATACGCGAGGTGCGAAAACGATCCGCGATCAGTTGTTGAAACATCGTGAGGATGCGACTTGCTTTCAGTGTCACCGAAAGATCGATCCGCTTGGTTTCGCGATGGAAGGCTTCGACGCGATTGGTCAGTCGCGGAAGGTCTACAACATCAAATCGGGGCGACCGATCTTTACGTCCGGCGAACTTCCCGGTGGTGCCAAGTTTGATGGTCCCGAGGAATTGAAGCAGCAACTGGTCGAACGGAAGGATTTCATCGCTCGGACCGTCACCGAACGGTTGCTAACGCATGCACTTGGTCGACGAATGGAACCGACCGACCGTCCAGCGGTTGATGCGATCCTGATGCCGCTGAAGGCCGAGGACTACCCGACCGCTCGGCTGATTGAATCCATCGTCACCAGCGAACTTTTTCGCCGCTGA
- a CDS encoding ankyrin repeat domain-containing protein yields the protein MESPLSVPGYGKRSPIEPNVVMRKVESTMISRLEKGVSAEELGEILDHASSNGFAPVLECAISSGLLTESDEINYKLLRNASKFGHDHPKTVRLLLDLGVDPNDGIVMEYSGVQSLAVLAEYGGNIEGNRHNSLHVSIKERRKDDKALALIDLGVDVNFADPAGRTPLMYASAFGRKATFDALIAAGADPLRVDHTGRSALRYALESLCRNIPSFDGRRAHLLQNQAGAKSIARTLRDYLPAQPEDYVIVDAVLNDRKALKQKLESGLDPNTLFRGAIGDLDVMWDLVLRDAPSSDRKARMQQLVDDANDFRRQVKNAETLSKEFGQSTILMWAVLAESISVIKLLLDYNADPDLETENGLSACKLVAKLPLKEQIRDLIHGS from the coding sequence ATGGAAAGTCCACTGTCCGTTCCCGGTTACGGCAAGCGTTCCCCGATTGAACCTAATGTGGTCATGCGAAAAGTCGAATCGACAATGATTTCACGCCTCGAAAAGGGCGTGTCTGCCGAGGAATTGGGCGAGATACTGGATCACGCTTCGTCCAATGGTTTTGCGCCAGTGCTTGAATGCGCAATCAGTTCTGGATTGCTGACTGAATCGGATGAGATCAATTACAAGTTACTCCGCAACGCCAGTAAGTTCGGTCATGACCATCCCAAAACTGTTCGACTGCTCTTGGATTTGGGTGTCGACCCAAACGATGGGATTGTGATGGAATACAGCGGTGTCCAGTCACTCGCTGTGCTCGCGGAATATGGCGGTAACATCGAGGGCAACCGACACAACTCACTGCATGTCTCGATTAAAGAGAGACGCAAAGACGACAAGGCACTTGCGTTGATTGACCTTGGCGTTGATGTCAACTTTGCCGACCCCGCTGGCCGCACACCGCTAATGTATGCGTCGGCCTTCGGTCGAAAAGCGACCTTTGACGCATTGATCGCGGCTGGTGCCGATCCGCTGCGCGTCGATCATACCGGTCGCAGCGCATTGCGTTACGCCTTAGAGTCGCTCTGCCGAAACATCCCGTCCTTCGATGGCCGTCGGGCCCATCTTCTTCAGAATCAGGCAGGTGCAAAGAGCATTGCGCGTACGCTGCGCGACTATCTTCCCGCGCAACCTGAGGACTATGTCATCGTCGATGCGGTCCTCAATGACCGAAAAGCCCTGAAGCAGAAACTGGAGTCGGGGCTTGATCCAAACACATTGTTCCGGGGCGCTATCGGCGATCTCGATGTGATGTGGGATCTAGTGCTGCGTGATGCGCCTTCGTCCGACCGGAAGGCCAGGATGCAACAACTCGTTGATGACGCGAACGATTTTCGTCGCCAAGTGAAAAACGCGGAGACTCTCTCGAAGGAATTCGGCCAGTCGACGATCTTGATGTGGGCGGTCCTCGCTGAATCAATTTCGGTCATTAAACTACTGCTGGATTACAATGCGGACCCGGATCTCGAAACTGAGAATGGCTTGTCTGCATGCAAGCTCGTAGCGAAACTCCCACTCAAAGAACAGATCAGGGATCTCATCCACGGCTCCTAA
- a CDS encoding cold shock domain-containing protein, whose amino-acid sequence MNRPRTDHSDDTEKPFRIQKRRLGRIKVIKPEGEYGFIDSDDFREDVFFHFKAWEAYNGETFDIDSYVEFELDDDQFDEKKRLRAKVFRPTDRPDGKKLSARDATFDLVYHHPKARRRRPSWRDNQS is encoded by the coding sequence ATGAACCGACCTCGAACAGACCATTCCGACGATACAGAAAAGCCGTTTCGCATCCAGAAACGACGCTTGGGCCGCATCAAAGTCATCAAGCCCGAAGGCGAATACGGCTTCATCGACTCGGACGATTTCCGCGAAGACGTCTTCTTCCACTTCAAAGCATGGGAAGCCTACAACGGCGAGACCTTCGACATCGATTCCTATGTCGAATTCGAATTGGATGATGACCAATTCGATGAAAAGAAACGTCTGCGTGCAAAAGTGTTCCGTCCCACCGACCGTCCCGATGGCAAAAAGCTATCGGCCCGCGACGCGACCTTTGATCTGGTTTACCACCATCCCAAAGCCCGACGTCGACGCCCAAGTTGGCGCGACAACCAGTCCTGA